GCCCCAGAACTAAACCCCGTGACAAGACGAGTTGTAACAATAAACAAACAGTACTATATGCATAAAATTATGTGTACACCACTGCTAGAGTACTCTACGAGGAAGACACGAGGAGCTTTTGCCTGAACTCCCCATCACCCTCGTTAACACAATGCAATCCACATTCACAACGAGGGCATTTGTCAAAGCTCCTAATAGGAAAATTTGCAGAAGTAAATCCAACAGAGAATTGGAGATTGTCATCTCTTCTCCTAACCTCAACAATGTTAACCCATAGAAATACAACTTTAACAGTAACACCACTCAATTTCATTAGCCTCCCTTTTGATATAACTCCTTTTATCACAGGTTTATAATATAGCTCATATGAACTCAACATGAACTTACATGAGCCATTGAGATACGCCGAGAACTCGCCTGTTTTTGAGTTCAACTCATAGCCTATCACCCCTTTAG
This genomic stretch from Solanum stenotomum isolate F172 unplaced genomic scaffold, ASM1918654v1 scaffold17936, whole genome shotgun sequence harbors:
- the LOC125850586 gene encoding uncharacterized protein LOC125850586, whose translation is MSLATIFLFLFFLSVVVSANEKTSAYEELQHYDFPIGILPKGVIGYELNSKTGEFSAYLNGSCKFMLSSYELYYKPVIKGVISKGRLMKLSGVTVKVVFLWVNIVEVRRRDDNLQFSVGFTSANFPIRSFDKCPRCECGLHCVNEGDGEFRQKLLVSSS